A window of the Amblyraja radiata isolate CabotCenter1 chromosome 5, sAmbRad1.1.pri, whole genome shotgun sequence genome harbors these coding sequences:
- the pbk gene encoding lymphokine-activated killer T-cell-originated protein kinase, with amino-acid sequence MDKGCPFKSPCQQEHKKSHSGCSDDNRIPLSIPASPFMKKLGYGTGVNVYLMKRSPTGKSNSPWAVKKINTKCNVKQKSVYLERLQIEAKRLKDLEHPNIVGYRAFMKANDGTPCLAMEFGGEKSLYDLIEERSENGKAPFPASTIFKVALHVAYGLKYLHNEKKLLHGDIKSCNIVIKEDFETIKICDVGVSLELDENMQVSDPNVTYIGTEPWKPREALEENGLITDKSDIFAYGLTLWEMMTLSMPHVNISDDSFDDDSFDEDTYYAALGTRPALNMEELDDSYKEVIELFLVCTNEDPQKRPSAAQIVEALEATIKKK; translated from the exons ATGGATAAAGGCTGCCCTTTCAAATCTCCCTGCCAGCAGGAACATAAAAAATCCCATTCAG GTTGTAGTGATGACAATCGTATTCCTCTGTCCATTCCTGCTTCCCCCTTCATGAAGAAGCTGGGCTATGGCACTGGTGTCAATGTTTATCTCATGAAAAG ATCCCCCACAGGCAAATCAAATTCTCCATGGGCTGTGAAAAAGATTAATACCAAGTGTAATGTGAAGCAGAAAAGTGTTTACCTGGAGAGACTTCAGATAGAGGCCAAACGCTTAAAAGATCTTGAACATCCTAACATTGTTG GATATCGAGCTTTTATGAAAGCCAATGATGGAACACCATGTCTGGCTATGGAGTTTGGAGGAGAGAAGTCTCTGTATGATCTGATAGAAGAAAGAAGTGAAAATGGGAAAGCACCTTTTCCTGCTTCTACCATCTTTAAAGTAGCTTTGCATGTGGCTTATGGATTGAAG TACCTGCACAATGAGAAGAAATTGCTACATGGAGATATTAAATCTTGCAATATAGTAATTAAGGAAGACTTTGAGACCATTAAGATCTGTGATGTAGGTGTTTCGCTCGAATTGGACGAAAACATGCAAG tgagtgaTCCAAATGTAACATACATTGGGACTGAACCATGGAAGCCAAGAGAGGCTCTGGAAGAAAATGGTCTAATTACAGACAAATCAGACATCTTTGCCTATGGCCTTACATTGTGGGAAATGATGACCCTTTCTATGCCTCATGTAAATATTTCTGATG ACTCTTTTGATGACGATAGTTTTGATGAGGATACTTATTATGCAGCTTTGGGTACTCGACCTGCACTCAACATGGAGGAGCTAGATGATTCATACAAGGAGGTTATTGAACTGTTCCTGGTCTGCACAAATGAAGATCCTCAAAAACGTCCCTCAGCTGCACAGATAGTGGAAGCATTGGAGGCAACGATCAAAAAGAAATAA